DNA from Tachysurus vachellii isolate PV-2020 chromosome 22, HZAU_Pvac_v1, whole genome shotgun sequence:
TACTGCTGTAAATAATCAACACTGAGACGTTCagcagtgtttaaagtgtttattgtgtttacaaAAATCATACAATTGTGAAGTATAACTTCAATAATCaagccagagtgtgtgtgtgcgtgcgtgtgtgtgtgtgtgtgtgtgtgtgtgtgactggggatttagagaaaaaatatttaattctgaACAGTGATGTGTGCATTTATACacgagtgaaagaaagaaagaaagaaatacaaactgaaaagaaagtagagaataaaacagaaatatttaacaaGGCAGAGGgaaaaagtaaataagaaaaGCCAAAGAAGTTAAAgataaaagcaaataaagaaataaaagaaaaaagaatgatgaaaagtttttaaaacatCTTTTAAATATTCTGAAGTCACAATGGAGTATTTACTCAAAAATGTCTTTATTCCCCTTAAAATTCTGTCAacttcaaaacaaagaaatgaaaaccaGACGAAAGTCACTTGTTACTGTAGAAGATAAAGAACAGAAATCACACGACTAGGAAGTGTAACATTAAATTGACAGCTGTGTGACaaagcaaacttttttttatctctcaaCCACAGATAAGCagacaggaggtgtgtgtgggggggtgggggggggcaGATGTGGGCAAGAATTCATCCTccctcagctgtgtgtgtgtgtgtgttggactcgccttgtgtgtgtgtgtctccatgtgcAGGcatgtgtgagttgtgtgtgtcagtgtgcaagtgtgtgttttgtggttcgatgtgtgtgttgtgtgtgtcaggatCGAGTGTGTTCTCAGGGCTGTAGAGCTGCAGCAGCGCCCCCTCCTGTCCGAGCTCCTTACCACATGACTGACAGCTGCAGTGTAGAATTCTCTCCACCAACTTCTCCACCCGTGGAGTCTCCACACTGCCAGGACACTCTAgtgtcacctacacacacacacacacacacacacacacacacacacacacactgactaaaaaacattattatgacTGTAATCACATTACAGCGTTTAAACAgatgcaaatcacaggtttatattaaaataaattagtttctatagtaacatctcattcagcatttaatctcatttaatCCGACACTGGGGAAGTAAGGagatgtttgtgtgactgtatggagggagacagaacagaacacacCACATGAACACATTTTAGGGATGTTAAGTGTagctttaaatgaataaaacatataatgacattgtttattacatttaaaagaaGTTTCTTTGTATTAACAGTAACACAACATTAATCACACATCGGGTCTGTAATGAAACAGAACTCTGAGTGACGCAGAGACAAAGCAACATCTCACCTGACTGATACACAATAGTTCAATACACATGTTGAAGCGTGAATATataggattgtgtgtgtgtgtgtgtgtgtgtgtgtgtgtgtcactgctgCCCTCTAGTGCTCCCTGATATGAGCGCCAAAGATACACAGCGatgttctttctaataaaaatggcATATTTTCATGTGAGACATTACACTTAAATTACACTTAAACTGAAATCTGTAATCGTGTACATTATATAAAGGACTGAATAAAGCTGATAGAATAGAACAGAGTGTGTTGATCTGTGGAACAACTCTTTATATAATCTGTTTAATTCACCAGTTACAGGTACATTTAATATCAGTGAAACaagttacagaaaacttcaccacatccgagtgaatgagctgttactatggaaacgataagggATCAGAGCAAATGCATTCGTATGAAACTGCtccactgtcagagctgctgttagagagaattaatcagcaCTGACCATCAATCACAACATAATGAGAGGATAAAGCAGCCACAGACTCACCACCTCCCACTGTGTCTGAGCAGGCGTGCAGGAGTCACAGTGCACCAGAGACTCAGTGGACTGAGGGAATGTGTTGGGTACACTGTAACTGAAACACTGTCCCAAACacgctctacacacacacacacacacacacacacacacacacacacacacacacacatttaaacaaacatttttgctgtgtgtgtgtatatatatatgtgtgtgtgtgtgtgtgtgtgtgtgcgcaatgACCTGTTTTGGATGGACTGAGACACACACCCCGTGTGCCCCACTATCTGTGTGATGTTCTTGGCCTCACACCAGGCGCTTTTATCAGGGAACAGAGCCAGGCGGTTGATGTGTGCAGGCGGCGCTGCGGAACACACAGCCAGCAGGACACAGCCAATCAGCAGCATCGCTGCACCTGGGGGGTGGGCGGAGTTATAAAGAGATCAAGTGGCTCCTTAATTTCCAtacataaaaacactttttttgtaCCTAGCTATGATGATGTGCACCTGCAACTCAGGACACATTAAATAATCTTCATAGAAGTGCACTacagggggggggggggataatGGCACCTACATCCTCTTTAGTGCACTACACTAAGACGACAGACTCTACAGGCCACGGACTCAACAGAACATAAACTtaacagaccacagactctaaagaccacagacactacagaccacagacttaacagaccacagactctAAAGACCACAGgcactacagaccacagacactacagaccacagactctaaagaccacagacactacagaccacagactctaaagtccacagacactacagaccacagactctacagaccacagacactacagaccacagacttaacagaccacagacactacaTACCACAGACACTACATACCACAGACTCTAAAGgccacagacactacagaccacagacactacagaccacagactctaaagaccacagaca
Protein-coding regions in this window:
- the nbl1 gene encoding neuroblastoma suppressor of tumorigenicity 1, whose translation is MLLIGCVLLAVCSAAPPAHINRLALFPDKSAWCEAKNITQIVGHTGCVSQSIQNRACLGQCFSYSVPNTFPQSTESLVHCDSCTPAQTQWEVVTLECPGSVETPRVEKLVERILHCSCQSCGKELGQEGALLQLYSPENTLDPDTHNTHIEPQNTHLHTDTHNSHMPAHGDTHTQGESNTHTHTAEGG